From the Oceanidesulfovibrio indonesiensis genome, the window ACGCGTGTCTGGATATGGGCCTGAAAAGCGCCAAAGCACAATACTACCTCAATCCAGCCACCTGGGATGAGTCCACGCGCGACTTTTCCACGTTACGCGGCTTCTTGTGGGAGCGAAGCAATATCCGCGCGTGCACCCTTGCTGAAGTTGTCGAGACAAAAGCCTTCGACAAGCTCCATTTTCACCAAGCCTTGGACCCCTTCTTCAGCTGCATGTCCGTCCCGGAGGAACTCGAAACCACCTGCAAGGTGACAGTAAGTGAATGGTTTGATTCCAAAGAAGACTTCCAATCAGTGGTGGAACAAGCCAATGTCTTCATTGCTCCGCGACCCCTGGAGGGCATCGGGATGTCCTTTCTGGAGGCCATGTGCCTGGGCATGTGCATCGTCGCCCCGAACCTGCCCACCATGAACGAGTACATCCGCCATGGTGAGAACGGACTGCTGTACGACATTGCGATGGAGGACAAGGTTAAACCGGTATGCAGAAATGGCGTCTGCCGCCCCCTCATGAAAGATGGTCCGTTCTCTTTGGAAAACGCCGCAGCCATGGGGGCACAGGCTCGCAAAGACGCCGAAGCAGGATACGCCAAGTGGCTTGAGGACTCTTTGCACTTCGTGGAGTACGTCACCGGCGTCTCTCTTGCTTCGTGGGACTACTCCCCGGAAGTGGACGCCGATCCCAGACAGTGGCGACACCGCCGCGAAATGGAACGGAGGTCTCTCGCACCGAATGGCGTGAACCTTACAGCCATAGTCTGTCACAACCCGAACCGAATGGACCGTGAATCGCTGATCGAGACGATCCTCAGCATTCAGGGGCAGACGTATCAAAACGTCCAGGTGCTTATCTTGACCAGCGAGTCCATTCCAACAGACTCCCCCGTCTTTCAAAACGCCTCGGTGCTTGTGGCTTCGGAAACAACACTGGAAAAGCTGCTCAGGAATGTCGCAACAGGCGCCTACGTCTTCATGCTGCAATCCGGTGAGCGGCTGGCGGCAGAAAACACCCTGGAGCGCATTGCGCCCAACCTGCCGGATGATGTCCACCTGGTCTACGGCGAGTGCATCACCCATTCCAACAAGGCCGCGGCCTCGCTTACACAGACATATCCCATTAATTATATTCAGATGCTTGCGGCCAGGGGCGATTTCGAAACGGCCTTCCAGAGATTCCCCAGGTGTGGAGCCATTCTTGTCCAGCGCGAACGGGTGCTTCTTTTTCTGCCTTCGGAAGAAACGACACCCAAAGACGCCTTTATGCAAGCGATCTGGCTGGCCTGTGGCGATGGACTCACGTTTTCGCAGTTGCACTACCCCATGCTCACAGCCGCACCAAGACTGCAGAGCCGTCGGCGCAACCTGAGCATTGCCCCTTCGCAGCGCGCCAAAGTATACTTCAAGCCGCTTTCGGTATTGAACGAAATCCATGCCGAAAACGTCGCGCCGGCATCGTGCCCTCATTTTCATGTGGCCATTGTGTGCGACAACACTGCCGATGGACTGGAACAGACTCTGGAAAGCCTCATCGCACAGCAAGGCGACTTTCAACTTGATATCCATCTAGCGCAGTGTGGCGGCGCCAGGGTATCGGCAAAGAAACGTGCGCGGATGGAGCAGTCTTTCACGGCCAAGGCCAAGCCCTCAAGCGACGACAGCCCCAAGGTGCATCACCTTTCAGAAAACTTCGCTTCGGTTGCAAAGGCTGTATTTGGGTGTCTGGCCCATGCCAATCCTAAAGACTCCGACTATTTCGTTCTTGTGTTCCCAGGCGATGTTTTTCAGCCAGGGGCGATGCAGAAAGCCGCCGCCATTGCCCGCCACCAGCCCGCGATCAACTGGTTTGGCTGCTGGTCCCATATGCCAACACGAATCATCCAGCACGGCTTTGCCGATGGCTTTTTCTGGCACGAAATGCGTTCTAATGGGGTGTTCCTGCGCAGCTTTGCCTGGCTTAACAGCAGCAGAGTTGCTGTCGGGCTTGGACCTGCCTGGGGCTGGGAGCTCTGGCGCCATGTCGCACAGAGTCAGAATTACTACCATGCGCCTGACCTGATACAACCAGCGCCGGCGCCACCCTACGAAAAATCCTACGAGGCCTTCTCGGCCGAGATTCGCCGCATTCGTGGTGGACAGGATGTTATCCCCGATTTTTTGCCCGTAGTGATCGACTCTCTGCCGGTTCACTCCATTGCTTTCCCGGAGGCGGATGACGGTCAGCACTATGAAATTCAAATCCATGACGCGCGGGAGCTGGGGCGGTTCTACTGGCTGAACAAGATCACCAGAAACCAGCTGATCCCGGTCGAAGACCATCACGGTGTACACTTCGAGCCGTTATCGGAGGCCCAGACGCAACACTGCCAGTCGAAGTTTGCTTCGCGCCTCCCCTCAACGCCAAGAAGGCTCGGCCGCATTGCCCTCTGGCAACAGAAACGGCTGCTCAAAAAGACAGGGCTCTTTTTTCCGGAGTTCTACAAGCAGCACAACCCAGACCTCGAAGA encodes:
- a CDS encoding glycosyltransferase, translated to MKNDRHLSIISICYNEKHIEDTCRSIAEQTFDDFEWIVVDGASTDGTLDVLNRYRDLMAHFVSEPDNGRYDAMNKGIRLARGKYLLFLNGGDYLYEPGTLVNIFRYSPPPVFEEVKIDFDADILYGQVLCKETGMMPWPAWSVGEQALNLQYFHRYSLPHQATFIKRKLFEELGPYETRLQSAGDYEWFQRAIILHKATHQYIPAIVSVYNFEGISSQPDQNHVGLEEGARVISHYGDVCAHRTSQSFPEALNDQETHAVSRKLRVAVIDHSYHIKTVSTRFIPDLLAPYCEVDIHWDDSWNGGAQPDWKAIKDANYDSIVFFQQVPQIARELFDDDSVVFVPMYDNFVYLSKDWLPRNAKYYNLSSTLHDACLDMGLKSAKAQYYLNPATWDESTRDFSTLRGFLWERSNIRACTLAEVVETKAFDKLHFHQALDPFFSCMSVPEELETTCKVTVSEWFDSKEDFQSVVEQANVFIAPRPLEGIGMSFLEAMCLGMCIVAPNLPTMNEYIRHGENGLLYDIAMEDKVKPVCRNGVCRPLMKDGPFSLENAAAMGAQARKDAEAGYAKWLEDSLHFVEYVTGVSLASWDYSPEVDADPRQWRHRREMERRSLAPNGVNLTAIVCHNPNRMDRESLIETILSIQGQTYQNVQVLILTSESIPTDSPVFQNASVLVASETTLEKLLRNVATGAYVFMLQSGERLAAENTLERIAPNLPDDVHLVYGECITHSNKAAASLTQTYPINYIQMLAARGDFETAFQRFPRCGAILVQRERVLLFLPSEETTPKDAFMQAIWLACGDGLTFSQLHYPMLTAAPRLQSRRRNLSIAPSQRAKVYFKPLSVLNEIHAENVAPASCPHFHVAIVCDNTADGLEQTLESLIAQQGDFQLDIHLAQCGGARVSAKKRARMEQSFTAKAKPSSDDSPKVHHLSENFASVAKAVFGCLAHANPKDSDYFVLVFPGDVFQPGAMQKAAAIARHQPAINWFGCWSHMPTRIIQHGFADGFFWHEMRSNGVFLRSFAWLNSSRVAVGLGPAWGWELWRHVAQSQNYYHAPDLIQPAPAPPYEKSYEAFSAEIRRIRGGQDVIPDFLPVVIDSLPVHSIAFPEADDGQHYEIQIHDARELGRFYWLNKITRNQLIPVEDHHGVHFEPLSEAQTQHCQSKFASRLPSTPRRLGRIALWQQKRLLKKTGLFFPEFYKQHNPDLEEHGECPFRHYLLHGAYEGRFPNPFFDSAWYLSVNADVAATGENPLIHYAYHGWKEGRRPCPNFSPASYLFSNPDVERANVEPLKHYLHVGLLEGRHL